The Sphingomonas naphthae nucleotide sequence GCGACGGTGGTGCCGGCCGCGATCAGCGCCTGGGCCTTCGCGGCGACGGAGCGCGCCCGTATCTCACCCAGTGGGATGAGCCCGGCCTTGCCCGTGATCTGCGCCTGCAACACGCGGACCAGATCGGCGTCCTTCATCGGGGTCAGCGGATGGTTCTCCATCCCGCTCTCGTTGAGCAGCCGGTCGCCGACGAACAGGTGGCCCTGATACACCGTCCGCCGGTTGGCGGGGAAGGCGGGGCAGGCGATGCTGAAATCCGCGCCCAACTCGGCGGCCAGCGCCTCCAGCACGGGGCCGATATTGCCCTGGGGGGTGGAATCGAAGGTGGAGCAATATTTGAAGAAGATGCGCTCGCAGCCACTCTCCCGCAGCCAGCGCAGCGCCGCGAGGCTTTCGCCGACCGCCTCGGCCACCGGCGTGGTGCGCGACTTGAGGGCAACCACCACCGCGTCGAGATCGTCGGGCAAAGCCTCATTGGGGATGCCCATCACCTGCATCGTCCGCATCCCGCGCGCGACGAGTTCGCCCGCCAGATCGGAGGCCCCGGTGAGATCGTCGGCGATGCAACCCAGCAGCACAGTCATCGCCGCGTCCGTCCCCTTCGTGAAACCGTCTTGGTGATCTTTGCGACGGCGTTGACATAAAAAAATCTGTCTGGCAACTCGACAGGAACGATAAGATTGGGAGGATGGTTTTGGAGCGCGAACGGACCGACGGCGAGGATGCGCTCTATCGCAAGGTGACGCGGCGGTTCCTGCCGTTCCTCATGATCTGCTATGCCGTGGCCTACCTCGATCGCATCAACGTGGGCATCGCCAAGCTCGGTATGTCCCACGATCTGGGATTGAGCGAGGCGGTGTTCGGGCTGGGTGCCGGCATCTTCTTCATCGGCTATTTCCTGTTCGAAGTGCCGAGCAACGCCTTGCTCTATCGCCTCGGCGCACGGGTCTGGATCGCGCGGATCATGGTCAGCTGGGCGATCGTCTCGGCCGGGTGCGCGCTCGCGCAGGGGCCGGTCTCCTTCTACGTCGCCCGCTTCCTGCTGGGCGTGACCGAGGCGGGCTTCTTCCCCGGCATCATCCTCTATCTCACTTACTGGTATCCCTCGGCGCGGCGCGGGCGAATCGTGGCCATGTTCATGACCGCGATCCCGATCGCCGGGGTCGTCGGCACGCCGATCTCGGGCTTCCTGATGTCGGGGATGGACGGGCTGATGGGCTGGGCGGGCTGGCGCTGGATGCTGGTGGCCGAGGCGCTGCCCGCGCTGCTGCTGGGCCTGTGCGTCCCCTTCGTGCTCGATTCCCGCGTGGTGGACGCCAAATGGCTGAGCGAGGACGAGAAGCGCCGCCTCGCCGAACGGCTGGCGCACGATCATCGGCCGGATGCGCCCGCCCATGCCGGGCTGCGCGATCTCGTCGCCGATCCGGCGGTGTTGCGCTTCGCCGCCATCTATTTCTGCTGCATCATGGGCCAATATGGCATCACCTTCTGGCTGCCGACCCTCGTCTCCGGGGTGAGCGACGCGCCGACCTGGGTGATCGGCCTCTACGCCAGCCTGCCCTATGCGGCGGCGGTGGTGACCATGCTGCTCGTCAGCCGCAGCTCCGATCTGCGGCAGGAACGGCGCTGGCACCTCATCCTGCCCATGGTCGTCGGCGCCGCCGCGATCGCGCTGGCGCCGCTCGCCCACGGCAGCACGGGCGCCTCGATCGCCATCCTGTGCGTCGCCGCGGCCGCGATCCTCACGGCCACGCCCCTGTTCTGGAATCTGCCGACGACGATGCTCCAGGGCGTCTCCGCCGCGATCGGCATCGCCGCGATCAATTCGGTCGGCAATCTGGCGGGCTTCGTCAGCCCGATGGTGGTCGGCTGGCTCAACGACCGCACGGGCGCCACCGCCTCGGGCATGTGGGCGCTGGCCTTCGTACTGGTCGTCGGCGCGCTGCTCGTCGTGACGGCGCGGGCGCCCGGCCGCTCCGCCTAGCGGCGGATGCCGACGACCAGATCCATCACGTTGGTGCCCGTCGGCCCCGTCATGTGCAGCTCGCCCAGCCGGCCGAACAACGTGTAGGAATCATTGTTCGCCAGAGTAGTGGCGGGGTCTAGGCCGGCGGCAAGGGACCGGCCGATCGTGTCGCCATCCACGAAGGCGCCGGCGGCGTCGGTCGGGCCATCGGTGCCATCGGTGCCCGAGGAGAGCAGCGCGACATCGGCCGTACCCTCAAGCGCCTTGGCGGCCACCAGCGCGAATTCCTGATTGCGCCCGCCGCGCCCCGATCCGGTCACCTTCAGCGTCGTCTCGCCGACCGCCAGCAGCACGGATGGGCCGCGCCCGGCGATGAGCGCTTCGGCGAAGCGGTTGGCCGCGTCATGGGTGTTGCCGGTCATGGCGTCGTCGAACACGGTTACGGCATAGCCAAGGGCCTCGGCTCTGGCGGCGGCCCCGGTGAGCGCCGATCCGCTATCGGCGAGGATCAGATGCTCGTGCCTGCCGGCGGGCAGGGCAGGGGT carries:
- a CDS encoding MFS transporter; this translates as MERERTDGEDALYRKVTRRFLPFLMICYAVAYLDRINVGIAKLGMSHDLGLSEAVFGLGAGIFFIGYFLFEVPSNALLYRLGARVWIARIMVSWAIVSAGCALAQGPVSFYVARFLLGVTEAGFFPGIILYLTYWYPSARRGRIVAMFMTAIPIAGVVGTPISGFLMSGMDGLMGWAGWRWMLVAEALPALLLGLCVPFVLDSRVVDAKWLSEDEKRRLAERLAHDHRPDAPAHAGLRDLVADPAVLRFAAIYFCCIMGQYGITFWLPTLVSGVSDAPTWVIGLYASLPYAAAVVTMLLVSRSSDLRQERRWHLILPMVVGAAAIALAPLAHGSTGASIAILCVAAAAILTATPLFWNLPTTMLQGVSAAIGIAAINSVGNLAGFVSPMVVGWLNDRTGATASGMWALAFVLVVGALLVVTARAPGRSA